A single region of the Schizosaccharomyces osmophilus chromosome 3, complete sequence genome encodes:
- the sap18 gene encoding histone deacetylase complex subunit Sap18, with translation MNFTSSRSQSPVSSESDPAVGPCPFLIQVYHQFHTRNHILDVLEDVVPSIEIYGWINMSLYELAVFIAEKTLFQQDDTKHPEWMLQFRFVFHDQIKGRPSSREMGTVCLHNPKLFQGSKLLKVTGMKCGDRVDVCIKPNKIRLRK, from the exons ATGAATTTTACTTCGAGTCGGTCTCAATCGCCGGTTTCAAGTGAAAGTGATCCTGCCGTTGGCCCTTGTCCCTTCCTCATTCAGGTCTATCATCAATTTCATACTAGAAATCACATTTTAGATGTATTAGAAGATGTCGTACCCTCAATTGAAATTTATGGATG GATAAATATGAGTTTATACGAGCTGGCGGTTTTCATCGCTGAAAAAACGTTGTTTCAGCAAGATGATACTAAACATCCAGAGTGGATGCTTCAGTTTCGCTTCGTTTTCCATGACCAAATTAAAGGAAGACCCTCCTCAAGAGAGATGGGAACAGTATGTTTGCACAATCCAAAGCTATTTCAAGGAAGCAAGCTGCTGAAGGTGACTGGAATGAAATGTGGAGATCGTGTTGATGTTTGTATCAAGCCAAACAAAATACGTCTCCGAAaatga
- the zip2 gene encoding vacuolar zinc exporter, ZIP family, Zip2, whose amino-acid sequence MDNSKGWILSLITNCFCILGASGVWIDVVANKLLGRPAIDLVNSERSLVTALATSAGILLFSSWSSVMEESLHFFLDVPMIDMFLARIFQLTSFFFGSIFFYIFTHFLHKWLHKTNELNAGHEDFGNSTARGSPRSLSSSTHSGSASLQLSSSVQGSHCPSEAHLHERSMLLADEGGPENNIPLARESNPKTPTCECECHNHDDVMNTVFGSEEDEHIHSVYTMGIQTAFLICLHKIPEGFITYLASTVDTGFMVFVAMTIHNMVEGFTVAYPLYLAWKSRKKAFLTAAAISSLSLPSGAFIAFLLVRIGASGSFDLLNLVYGFIFASTAGMMLILSLRVIFPEALRHDHSQNKRHSVLCFILGILGTLCLEVFHES is encoded by the exons ATGGATAATTCAAAAGGCTG GATTCTGAGTTTAATTACTAATTGCTTTTGCATCCTTGGCGCTAGCGGAGTTTGGATCGATGTTGTCGCAAACAAATTACTCGGTCGTCCAGCGATCGACCTGGTGAACAGTGAGCGCTCCTTGGTAACGGCACTTGCTACCAGTGCTGGAATATTATTGTTCAGCTCTTGGTCAAGTGTTATGGAAGAATCGttgcattttttcttaGACGTTCCTATGATTGACATGTTCCTAGCCAGAATCTTCCAgcttacttcttttttctttggaagtatctttttttacatatttACTCACTTTCTCCACAAATGGCTCCATAAAACCAACGAATTGAATGCAGGACATGAAGACTTTGGAAATTCTACTGCTCGGGGCTCCCCTCGGTCGTTATCTTCATCAACACACTCAGGATCAGCATCTCTTCAACTCTCTTCTTCTGTCCAAGGAAGTCACTGCCCTAGTGAAGCCCATCTTCATGAGAGATCCATGCTGTTAGCAGATGAAGGTGGCCCTGAAAACAACATTCCTCTTGCAAGAGAAAGTAATCCAAAGACACCTACGTGTGAATGCGAATGTCATAATCACGATGATGTGATGAACACCGTGTTTGGGTCCGAGGAGGACGAGCATATTCATTCCGTTTATACGATGGGCATTCAAACCGCCTTTCTTATATGTCTTCATAAAATTCCTGAGGGATTTATCACTTATTTGGCTTCCACTGTTGATACCGGGTTCATGGTGTTTGTTGCTATGACTATCCACAATATGGTAGAAGGATTTACAGTTGCTTACCCTCTTTATCTTGCTTGGAAATCCCGTAAAAAGGCCTTTTTGACAGCAGCGGCTATAAGCAGCTTGAGTCTTCCATCGGGTGCATTCatcgcttttcttttggttcgTATTGGAGCTTCTGGATCGTTTGACTTGCTAAATTTGGTTTATGGATTCATCTTTGCTAGTACTGCAGGAATGATGTTAATATTGTCCCTTCGTGTCATTTTCCCAGAGGCTTTACGACATGATCACTCTCAAAACAAGAGACATTCCGTTTTGTGTTTTATTCTTGGAATTTTGGGTACGCTATGTTTGGAAGTGTTCCACGAAAGCTaa
- a CDS encoding RNA-binding protein, rrm type translates to MAKKGKSRTTSEAALSLGKHTVSGRVGKKNDKKVDPGTTESKAAFSKRVAKELKNNELFQRLNSAGKQAAGASPQASQKKLLNRVQAPIAAPPALANGSISIRGTAGPTTIAIENLAPGTSSEDVSATLQKFGEIAQCQVFDTQGKVKATVRFTTFATAQKVTQQLDGITADGRKLSCYIKKNKPKKGKK, encoded by the exons ATggcaaagaaaggaaaatcTAGAACTACTTCTGAGG CTGCTCTTTCTTTAGGGAAACACACGGTCAGTGGACGTGTCGGCAAGAAGAATGACAAAAAGGTC GATCCTGGAACAACTGAAAGTAAAGCTGCCTTCAGCAAGCGTGTCGcgaaagaattaaaaaataatgagCTCTTTCAAAGGCTAAACAGCGCTGGAAAACAAGCAGCAGGTGCTAGTCCTCAAGCATCCCAAAAGAAACTATTGAATCGTGTTCAAGCACCTATAGCAGCCCCTCCAGCTCTTGCCAATGGTTCGATTTCTATTCGGGGTACGGCAGGACCTACCACTATTGCAATTGAAAACTTGGCTCCAGGAACCTCTTCAGAAGATGTCTCTGCaactcttcaaaaattcgGCGAAATTGCTCAATGCCAGGTCTTCGATACGCAGGGCAAGGTTAAGGCTACCGTTCGATTTACTACATTCGCGACTGCCCAGAAGGTGACACAGCAACTTGATGGTATTACAGCAGATG GTCGCAAGTTATCTTgttatataaaaaagaataagcctaaaaaaggaaaaaaataa
- the ksg1 gene encoding serine/threonine protein kinase Ksg1 — protein sequence MRKSQNLKGNSTSEDTETELQDDSSFFSVEELNRRLNAPYALAGSDPKKSPILLDSSSPNEPKSSPNATKTNLVPKTAGASRPSSRATSPNNIKRVSDFSFGEIIGEGSYSTVLSATEISTKREYAIKVLDKRHIIKEKKVKYVNIEKEALYLISKHPGFIRLFYTFQDAQNLYFVFSLARNGELLDYINKLGRFNEACVQYYGALLLDSIDFMHTQGVIHRDLKPENILLDDNMRTKIIDFGSAKIQKVTGKTESLPDDFPVNNNHSRSFVGTARYVSPEVLNDKNASTASDVWAFGCILFQMLTGKPPFVAGNEYLVFQKILHLSYEIPVDVSDTASDLMKKILILHPSERLTTEEIRNHPFFSAVRFDKSLWEIAPPRLKPAGHTSTLSLSVPNFVPKSTGDINEQARPSTLSVSSAYPTPNTPVNTTFSLPSPPEYEEMNKRWHSVLLEDEKVSKITILNVSSFPGSGSHEAVRFFSSLFRKKKPRTFILTTFGRCLLVSMNSGGRATIKEELPVKSVGLRVHSVKNSDHTWIMETPTRSWSFEDPREPASTWIELINRATSITTAFENHSVTSFCRSIARSIS from the exons ATGCGGAAAAGTCAAAATCTCAAGGGTAATTCCACTTCTGAGGATACAGAAACAGAACTTCAAGACGATTCtagttttttttcagtAGAAGAGTTGAACAGAAGGTTGAATGCACCTTATGCGTTAGCTGGTTCTGACCCTAAAAAATCTCCTATTTTACTTGATTCCAGTAGTCCGAATGAACCCAAGTCTTCTCCTAATGCTACAAAAACCAATTTGGTACCAAAAACAGCTGGTGCTTCCAGGCCGTCGAGCAGAGCTACTTCCCCAAACAATATCAAACGGGTGTCAGATTTTAGTTTCGGTGAGATTATAGGAGAGGGCTCATATAGTACCGTACTGTCAGCTACAGAGATTAGTACAAAGCGAGAGTATGCCATCAAGGTGCTAGACAAACGACATattataaaggaaaagaaggtaAAGTATGTTaacatagaaaaagaagccttGTATCTTATATCAAAACATCCTGGATTTATTCGTCTCTTTTACACCTTTCAAGACGCTCAAAATCTGTATTTTGTCTTTAGTTTGGCGAGAAATGGCgaacttttggattatatTAATAAG ctTGGAAGATTTAATGAGGCATGTGTTCAATATTATGGTGCGCTACTCTTGGACTCTATCGATTTTATGCATACGCAAGGGGTCATTCATCGTGACCTAAAGCCCGAGAACATTCTCCTGGATGACAATATGAGAACCAAAATCATTGACTTCGGTTCAgcaaaaatccaaaaggtTACTGGAAAGACTGAATCACTTCCAGACGATTTCCCGGTGAATAATAATCACTCTAGGTCTTTCGTTGGAACTGCTCGTTACGTCTCTCCAGAAGTATTGAACGATAAAAATGCAAGTACGGCTTCAGATGTATGGGCTTTTGGTTGCATTCTGTTTCAAATGCTAACAGGAAAACCGCCATTTGTGGCAGGAAATGAGTACCTtgtctttcaaaaaatattacaTTTAAGCTATGAAATTCCCGTCGATGTCTCTGATACGGCTTCCGatttaatgaagaaaattttaatCTTACACCCGAGCGAGCGATTAACAACGGAAGAAATCCGTAATCATCCGTTCTTTTCCGCAGTTCGATTTGATAAAAGTCTTTGGGAAATTGCTCCTCCTCGTCTCAAGCCTGCTGGGCATACAAGCACGCTTAGTCTATCCGTTCCTAATTTCGTTCCCAAATCAACTGGAGACATAAATGAACAAGCTCGTCCTTCTACCCTATCTGTTTCTTCCGCCTATCCTACCCCAAACACACCTGTAAACACCACATTTTCCTTACCTAGTCCGCCTGAAtatgaagaaatgaataagCGTTGGCATAGCGTGCTTCTGGAAGATGAGAAAGTCTCCAAAATTACTATTTTAAATGTCTCAAGTTTTCCGGGGAGTGGGTCCCATGAAGCTGTGCGATTCTTTTCCTCactttttcgaaagaaaaagcctCGCACGTTTATTTTAACGACCTTTGGAAGATGCCTTTTGGTTTCAATGAATAGCGGAGGCAGGGCTACGATAAAAGAAGAGCTTCCTGTAAAAAGTGTTGGATTAAGAGTCCATAGTGTTAAAAACTCTGACCACACATGGATTATGGAGACTCCTACAAGGTCTTGGTCATTCGAGGATCCTCGTGAACCGGCGTCGACATGGATAGAGTTAATTAACAGAGCAACGTCAATCACTACCGCTTT
- the prp18 gene encoding U5 snRNP-associated protein Prp18, which produces MDFLKEEIEKKRRQLEGKNDIPAKKAFRRGDWEKERERKYLEDQRETELKKQEKKRKLDEERESYEKERRHPVSKISKVDEMSNSSSPIATSKAASPGVSDSQNATKSSSPSTKSEHPELPLSEVVRKLRELKEPIKLFGESEEALLKRFFIIEKEKEIEQLEKELLSRGVELIDYQQATHEKPRISKQVVTFLRRGIFVWDKILTSKPTSELNSPEAQGQLKIFRQAKQDLETLIRLLIDGTLNDNIVSKIAEICYLCQRKEFVKANDVYLQLTIGNAPWPIGVTMVGIHERSAHQRLQRDPNTSILKDEKKRKCLQALKRFITFSEREDPDWFSEKDFN; this is translated from the exons ATGGACTTTTTaaaggaagaaattgaaaaaaaacgCCGGCAATTAGAAGGTAAGAATGATATTCCAGCAAAAAAAGCGTTTCGACGAGGAGATTGGGAGAAGGAGagagaaaggaaatatttggaagatCAACGAGAAACGGAACTGAAGAAGCAAgagaagaaacgaaaattaGATGAAGAGAGGGAATCctacgaaaaagaaagacgtCACCCTGTCTcgaaaatatcaaaagtaGATGAAATGTcgaattcttcttctccaaTTGCAACGAGTAAAGCAGCGAGTCCAGGTGTAAGTGATTCCCAAAATGCTACAAAATCATCGTCTCCTTCTACCAAAAGTGAGCATCCAGAACTCCCGCTTTCAGAAGTCGTTCGCAAGCTTCGAGAACTGAAGGAGCCCATAAAATTATTCGGCGAATCTGAAGAAGCACTATTGAAACGATTCTtcattattgaaaaagaaaaagaaattgagcAGTTGGAGAAAGAGCTTTTGAGTAGAGGTGTTGAACTCATTGATTATCAGCAAGCTACTCATGAAAAGCCACGGATTTCGAAACAAGTTGTTACTTTCCTACGACGTGGAATATTCGTGTGGGACAAAATATTAACATCAAAACCCACTTCTGAGCTGAATAGTCCCGAAGCACAAGGTCAATTGAAGATTTTCCGACAAGCTAAACAAGACCTAGAGACCCTTATACGATTACTCATTGACGGCACACTAAATGACAATATAGTATCCAAAATTGCTGAAATATGTTACCTGTGCCAGCGTAAAGAGTTTGTGAAAGCAAACGACGTCTATTTGCAACTTACTATTGGAAATGCGCCATGGCCCATAGGTGTCACTATGGTAGGTATTCACGAGCGTAGTGCTCATCAAAGGCTACAACGGGATCCAAATACAAGCATTTTGAAAGAcgagaagaaaagaaag TGTTTACAAGCCTTAAAACGTTTTATAACTTTTTCAGAAAGAGAGGATCCAGATTGGTTTTCAGAGAAGGATTTTAACTAA
- a CDS encoding lectin family glycoprotein receptor, whose protein sequence is MIFSTMIFRIICFFALALGVFAQSNELERLSLKPPYINHGMRSLWWEYGGSTIVDKKNGIFLTQDLQHQSGWLSTRLPTPTSSFEVLFQFRISSESRNLFGDGMGLFLTEERAKSGPVFGFTDKFNGYGIFFDTYNNNRPGTIFPRVVVMKGDGKTSYDADQDGKANEIGGCSALHLHSSDYTLGKLKFDKKNKVLRLELAYDASSDFIKCFELNEVDMPATAFLTFSAITGELSENHEIHSISSRTIIDINDEFTPEIPQEDLKGPTTKHSPWKRRFIFVLVTLIVVFSVFSLRSYQQKQERIRRSPVL, encoded by the coding sequence ATGATTTTTTCTACGATGATTTTTCGAAtcatttgcttctttgCGCTTGCACTTGGAGTTTTTGCTCAGTCAAATGAGTTAGAAAGACTGTCCCTCAAGCCACCCTACATTAATCACGGAATGAGAAGTCTGTGGTGGGAATATGGTGGAAGCACTATTGTCGATAAAAAGAACGGTATTTTTTTGACCCAAGACTTGCAACATCAAAGTGGATGGCTTTCGACCCGATTACCTACCCCTACCTCCAGCTTTGAGGTATTGTTTCAATTCCGCATCTCGAGTGAGTCCAGGAACCTCTTTGGCGATGGCATGGGATTATTTTTGACCGAAGAACGTGCCAAGTCAGGCCCTGTTTTTGGGTTTACTGATAAGTTCAATGGTTACggcattttctttgatacCTACAACAATAATCGACCGGGAACAATTTTCCCTCGTGTTGTTGTCATGAAGGGAGATGGAAAGACCTCTTATGATGCTGATCAAGATGGAAAGGCCAACGAAATCGGTGGATGCAGTGCTTTACACTTGCATAGCAGTGATTACACCTTGGGCAAATTGAAGTTTGACAAGAAGAATAAGGTTCTTCGTTTGGAATTAGCATATGACGCTAGCTCCGATTTTATCAAGTGCtttgaattgaatgaaGTTGATATGCCCGCAACTGCTTTCCTTACGTTTTCTGCTATTACCGGTGAATTAAGCGAAAACCATGAAATTCATAGCATTAGTAGCAGAACTATCATTGACATCAATGACGAGTTCACTCCGGAAATTCCTCAAGAAGATTTGAAGGGACCTACTACTAAGCATAGTCCTTGGAAGCGCCGCTTCATCTTCGTCCTTGTTACCTTGATTGTCGTCTTTTCCGTCTTTTCCTTACGTTCAtaccaacaaaaacagGAAAGAATCCGTCGTTCTCCTGTTCTTTAA
- the asr1 gene encoding ubiquitin-protein ligase E3 Asr1 — protein MAVEQSQENSEECIICLSELPNCSLEKWDVSAVPTSLSASPNGVYVATLPCRHYFHNQCLENWCQVANTCPLCRIEFFKVDIYEYVGGPWLRAYPVEEKIQAVANAELPPEYAETNELTRCVVCGGSQQQDVLLLCDGCDDAYHTFCLDLEEVPENEFYCPNCVFLSNENVNTLASRISLSRRRRTNGRAARASRVSQRQQRAWTRAWNAIRNRTWENLNSDLSYYTLDSGIPRRNEASDLLRRRIENTRLRSTSDVNDEQQQQQPFVQTPIISESERKAWSDFDVVLHTSQDRSTTGERSNEKCSTASQDSSLAADGSKKLKKPVHRNRNVSISAAPGSSSNQTTTNDQAHKPSVLANLIDNISRPSSMNDSQFLSKVQSILKRSQDGSSSSNSNEPHLTPLFSNLSPPLHPELSSPSSNHIDEPLQLAEPEPGEILNNDTSQIITDPQTAPRPSRRRELTKSTRLPYEVKYRIERLVSAALKPHYRNAKITKEQFAVYNKKISRSLYSLLSDGSLSFERSGQYQITNEIRKRVDSCIRSNGEGY, from the coding sequence ATGGCTGTGGAACAAAGTCAAGAAAATTCAGAGGAATgtattatttgtttatcgGAATTGCCTAATTGCTCTTTAGAAAAATGGGACGTTAGCGCGGTACCTACATCCCTTTCTGCATCTCCTAATGGTGTTTATGTGGCTACGCTTCCATGCCGACATTATTTTCACAATCAGTGTTTGGAAAATTGGTGTCAAGTTGCGAATACTTGTCCTCTTTGTCGTATAgagtttttcaaagttgaTATATACGAATATGTTGGAGGTCCTTGGTTGCGAGCTTACCCAGTTgaggaaaaaatacaagcAGTAGCTAACGCGGAGTTACCACCTGAATATGCAGAGACAAATGAATTGACTCGGTGTGTCGTTTGTGGTGGATCACAACAACAGGACGTTTTGCTTCTATGCGATGGATGTGATGATGCGTATCACACTTTCTGtttggatttggaagaagttCCGGAAAACGAGTTTTATTGCCCTAATTGTGTTTTCCTAAGTAATGAGAATGTTAATACTTTGGCTTCTCGTATTTCGCTTTCTCGTCGCCGACGAACAAATGGTCGTGCTGCCAGAGCTTCAAGGGTTTCTCAACGCCAGCAACGTGCATGGACTAGAGCATGGAATGCCATTCGAAATCGAACGTGggaaaatttgaattctGATTTATCCTATTATACGCTTGATAGTGGTATTCCTAGGCGAAATGAAGCTTCTGACTTGCTACGGAgaagaatagaaaacaCTAGGCTACGATCCACTTCAGATGTGAACGATGAACaacagcagcagcagcCGTTTGTACAGACACCTATAATCAGTGAATCAGAACGAAAGGCTTGGAGTGATTTTGATGTTGTGCTGCACACTAGTCAGGACCGCTCTACAACTGGCGAAAGATCGAATGAAAAGTGCTCGACTGCCTCTCAAGATTCATCGCTAGCAGCAGATGGTTCaaagaagctgaaaaaaCCAGTCCACAGGAACCGAAATGTTTCAATATCTGCGGCTCCAGGTTCTTCCTCTAATCAAACGACAACTAATGATCAAGCGCACAAGCCATCTGTACTTGCAAATTTAATAGATAATATCAGTCGTCCGTCTTCTATGAATGATTCTCAGTTTTTATCGAAAGTTCAATCCATTCTGAAACGATCTCAGGATGGCAGCTCGTCAAGTAATTCTAATGAACCGCATTTAACTCCtcttttttccaatcttTCTCCTCCTCTACATCCGGAATTATCGTCTCCAAGTTCTAACCACATTGATGAGCCTTTACAACTTGCTGAACCAGAACCTGGTGAGATTTTGAATAACGATACTTCACAAATCATTACCGATCCGCAAACAGCTCCTCGGCCATCCAGGCGACGAGAGCTAACCAAATCTACAAGGCTACCTTATGAGGTGAAGTATCGGATAGAACGGTTGGTTAGTGCCGCATTGAAACCACACTACAGAAATGCtaaaattacaaaagagCAGTTTGCTGtatacaacaaaaaaatatctcGGTCATTATATTCTTTACTTTCAGATGGATCTCTTTCGTTTGAGAGGTCGGGTCAGTACCAAATTACAAATGAGATTCGAAAGCGGGTTGATTCTTGCATTCGTTCCAATGGCGAAGGCTATTAA
- a CDS encoding DUF34 family protein, which produces MSKQTCVATKLKQVVESLYNPKLADSWDNTGLLLQAPFSRAGAKSVLLTIDLTEKVADEAISNKLVSSIITYHPIIFRGLKAITMEDSQQRSLLRLAAEGIHVYSPHTCVDAAAEGVNDWLAWGIAGGKYQLKSSKPIQQNAPMSEAEGYGRLCEFSQPASLREVIERAKKLTGLPYVQVAAPKGLDASISSVSVCAGSGGSVLAGTEADLYFTGELSHHQILALIAKGVSVILCGHSNTERGYLKDVMAEKLAKAFRESDVDAEILISAEDRDPLTVM; this is translated from the exons ATGTCGAAACAAACTTGTGTTGCTACCAAACTCAAGCAAGTGGTTGAATCACTTTACAATCCCAAGTTGGCTGATTCTTGGGATAATACTGGTTTGCTATTGCAAGCACCGTTTTCCAGGGCAGGCGCCAAGTCTGTATTACTGACGATCGATTTGACGGAAAAGGTTGCAGATGAAGCCATTTCCAATAAACTCGTTTCCTCCATCATAACCTATC ACCCCATTATCTTCCGTGGATTGAAAGCTATTACGATGGAAGATTCGCAACAAAGGAGCCTGCTGCGTTTAGCTGCTGAGGGCATTCATGTTTACTCCCCTCATACGTGCGTCGATGCTGCTGCTGAAGGCGTTAACGATTGGCTAGCCTGGGGAATTGCCGGTGGAAAATACCAACtaaaatcttcaaaacCAATTCAGCAGAATGCTCCCATGTCTGAAGCTGAAGGATATGGTCGTCTTTGTGAATTTTCCCAACCGGCGAGCCTGCGCGAAGTTATTGAGCGAGCAAAGAAACTTACCGGTCTTCCTTATG TCCAAGTGGCCGCTCCAAAGGGCCTTGATGCTTCAATCTCAAGCGTTTCCGTCTGTGCCGGATCTGGTGGTAGTGTACTCGCTGGTACAGAAGCCGATTTATACTTTACGGGAGAACTGTCTCACCATCAGATTCTTGCCCTCATTGCTAAAGGGGTGTCTGTTATTTTGT GCGGCCATTCCAATACTGAGCGTGGATATCTCAAGGACGTCATGGCCGAAAAGCTTGCTAAAGCTTTTCGCGAATCCGATGTTGATGCAGAAATATTAATCTCTGCCGAAGACAGAGACCCTCTTACAGTAATGTAG
- the lsm2 gene encoding Lsm2-8 complex subunit Lsm2, giving the protein MLFYSFFKTLIDTEVTVELKNDMSIRGILKSVDQFLNVKLENIAVVESEKYPHMAAVKDLFIRGSVVRYVHMSSAYVDTILLADACRRDLVNNKRQ; this is encoded by the exons AtgttattttattctttttttaagacTCTGATTGATACGGAGGTTACGGTCGAGCTCAAG AATGACATGAGTATTCGGGGAATTTTAAAGTCCGTGGATCAGTTTTTAAATGttaaattagaaaatattGCTGTCGTGGAATCTGAAAAATATCCTCACATG GCTGCTGTCAAAGATCTATTTATTAGAGGAAGTGTCGTTCGCTATGTGCACATGTCTAGTGCTTATGTAGACACAATCTTATTAGCAGATGCGTGTCGTAGAG ATTTGGTAAACAACAAGAGACAATAA
- the sec65 gene encoding signal recognition particle subunit Sec65, whose translation MVLVYPIYFDKKRSKEFRRISKQDAIENPLAKNIADVVRDLGYQCKIEPLKTHPADWANPGRVEITLPEKISKRYLFKQIAKVLQHRPTKPQDPLSLPIQNVPPRLPERPPAYPKGVAGNTIVPMHSPALSGGGISENMFQDMMQEMQGQPGMENGMNPLNALSGMGMPPPPTQTPSSSKPSTAKIEQEEEYDLDLE comes from the exons ATGGTGCTTGTGTACCCAATCTATTTTGACAAGAAGCGGTCAAAGGAGTTTCGTAGAATTTCTAAACAAGATGCTATTGAAAATCCATTAGCAAAGAACATTGCAGACGTCGTTCGTGATTTGGGCTATCAATGTAAAATTGAACCTCTCAAAACTCACCCAGCCGACTGGGCTAATCCAGGCCGTGTAGAAATAACTTTACCAGAGAAAATATCAA AACGTTATTTGTTTAAACAAATTGCGAAAGTCTTACAACACCGACCCACTAAACCACAAGATCCATTGTCTCTACCTATACAGAATGTCCCTCCCAGACTTCCTGAACGTCCACCTGCTTATCCCAAGGGTGTAGCTGGAAATACCATTGTGCCTATGCATTCTCCAGCACTTTCTGGAGGAGGTATCTCCGAAAATATGTTTCAAGACATGATGCAGGAGATGCAGGGACAACCCGGAATGGAAAATGGCATGAATCCTTTGAACGCACTTTCTGGTATGGGTATGCCTCCTCCCCCAACACAAACTCCTAGCTCTTCAAAACCAAGCACCGCTAAAATAGAGCAAGAGGAAGAATATGACTTGGATTTGGAAtaa
- the iah1 gene encoding isoamyl acetate hydrolytic enzyme Iah1: MSSIQVSSIPSVDFFEKLVILGDSITQYGFTHGGICAELANFYQRRLIVEAWGLSGYTSRNFLRFFSKLPIDIDHTRIVVIYLGTNDSQIVNGKCICPIEEYKENIKELARKFPKTSKKIFVSPAATLKTLRYERDQKPYEDATCEAAVEMNLELGNTTWINLYSITNFSLVPELLFNDGVHLSAMGYNVLFQQIISRIKLFWPELLPKNLPMQLPHYSEIMFS; this comes from the coding sequence ATGTCCTCTATTCAAGTGTCATCCATTCCTTctgttgatttttttgaaaaattggtCATTTTAGGTGATTCCATTACACAGTATGGATTTACACACGGAGGAATTTGCGCAGAGTTGGCGAATTTCTACCAGAGACGACTTATCGTCGAAGCATGGGGATTATCAGGATACACCTCTAGAAATTTTCTAAGATTCTTCTCAAAGCTCCCAATTGACATCGACCACACTCGAATCGTCGTAATCTATTTGGGTACCAATGATAGTCAAATTGTGAATGGAAAATGTATTTGTCCAATTGAGGAATACAAGGAGAATATTAAAGAACTAGCAAGgaagtttccaaaaaccTCAAAGAAGATATTTGTTTCACCGGCAGCAACTCTAAAAACGCTTCGCTATGAGCGAGATCAAAAACCATATGAGGACGCTACATGTGAAGCAGCTGTGGAAATGAATCTTGAATTGGGAAATACTACTTGGATTAATTTGTACAGTATTACAAACTTCAGCCTAGTTCCTGAGCTTTTGTTCAACGATGGCGTCCATCTCTCAGCCATGGGATACAATGttcttttccaacaaaTTATTTCTCGaattaaacttttttggCCAGAGCTCTTACCAAAAAATCTTCCTATGCAACTACCCCACTATAGTGAAATTATGTTCTCCTAA